In Amycolatopsis jiangsuensis, the following proteins share a genomic window:
- a CDS encoding SWIM zinc finger family protein, protein MPPRRTFGRTWWGRAWVEALEQRARLDPNRLPHGRTYARKDTVRQLEVAPGKITARVRGSRPEPYRVTIRMREFSPREWDTLLDVAGRRMGHAAALLDGELPEELAAQSREAGADLLPGPGDLRPRCSCPDSANPCKHVAAVYYLVADAVDADPFVLFTLHGRPREEVLSRLRELRAPGVTKPARPPDPGLTPKKAYARRVAAVPPRPVVPDEPGPPAVLDLDPPARTGWTSAGLTTLAADAASLAWEMLRGVPADLTFEEDLARRAARPSAAIPELAAAAGIAPADLTAWAHAWREAGRGGLAALREPWTPGPGPLAQARADLAELGETRVWRNRVTAGPLQLRYGRDHRWYRFVRTAGGWWLDGPSAERPVELAYPAS, encoded by the coding sequence ATGCCGCCCCGGAGGACGTTCGGCCGCACGTGGTGGGGCCGGGCGTGGGTGGAGGCGCTGGAGCAGCGCGCGCGGCTGGACCCGAACCGGTTGCCGCACGGGCGCACGTACGCGCGTAAGGACACCGTGCGGCAGCTGGAAGTCGCGCCCGGGAAGATCACCGCGCGGGTACGCGGAAGCCGGCCGGAGCCTTACCGCGTCACGATCCGGATGCGGGAGTTCTCCCCGCGGGAATGGGACACGCTGCTCGACGTCGCGGGCCGACGGATGGGGCATGCCGCGGCGCTGCTCGACGGGGAGCTGCCCGAGGAGCTGGCCGCGCAGTCCCGCGAGGCGGGCGCCGACCTGCTGCCCGGCCCGGGAGATCTGCGGCCACGGTGTTCCTGCCCGGATTCGGCGAACCCGTGCAAACACGTGGCCGCCGTGTACTACCTGGTCGCCGACGCGGTCGACGCCGATCCGTTCGTGCTGTTCACCCTCCACGGCCGCCCGCGCGAGGAGGTCCTGTCCCGCCTGCGGGAACTGCGCGCGCCGGGGGTGACGAAGCCGGCCCGCCCGCCGGATCCCGGGCTGACCCCGAAGAAGGCCTACGCCCGTCGGGTCGCCGCGGTGCCGCCTCGGCCGGTGGTGCCGGACGAGCCCGGCCCGCCGGCGGTGCTGGACCTCGACCCGCCCGCCCGGACCGGCTGGACGTCCGCCGGGCTCACCACGCTGGCCGCCGACGCGGCGTCGCTGGCGTGGGAAATGCTGCGCGGCGTGCCGGCCGATCTCACCTTCGAGGAAGACCTGGCCCGCCGTGCCGCCCGCCCGTCCGCCGCGATCCCGGAACTGGCCGCCGCGGCCGGAATCGCGCCCGCCGACCTGACCGCCTGGGCCCACGCATGGCGCGAGGCGGGCCGCGGCGGCCTGGCCGCCCTGCGCGAACCGTGGACGCCCGGGCCGGGTCCGCTGGCGCAGGCCCGCGCGGATCTCGCGGAGCTGGGGGAGACGCGGGTCTGGCGCAACCGCGTGACGGCCGGCCCCCTGCAGCTCCGGTACGGACGCGACCACCGGTGGTACCGCTTCGTCCGCACGGCCGGCGGGTGGTGGCTGGACGGCCCGTCCGCGGAGCGACCGGTGGAGCTGGCGTATCCGGCGTCCTGA
- the folE gene encoding GTP cyclohydrolase I FolE, whose product MQSALRVVHEPDPGLDLAAAERAAGDFLRALGVSLDSESLQGTPGRMARAYAELFTPRSFDLTTFPNDEGYDELVLARSIPVRSVCEHHLLPFTGVAHVGYLPGERILGLSKLARIVEHFACRPQVQERLTKQVAGWLSDQLSPKGVGVVIEAEHTCMTLRGVQATGSSTVTSALLGTLRRDARSRQEFFALAGVNS is encoded by the coding sequence ATGCAGTCCGCACTTCGCGTCGTCCACGAACCCGATCCCGGTCTCGACCTCGCCGCCGCCGAACGGGCGGCCGGGGACTTCCTCCGCGCGCTGGGCGTCAGCCTCGACTCGGAGAGCCTGCAGGGCACCCCGGGGCGGATGGCCCGGGCCTACGCCGAGCTGTTCACCCCGCGCTCGTTCGACCTCACCACGTTCCCCAACGACGAGGGCTACGACGAACTCGTGCTGGCCCGCAGCATCCCGGTGCGCTCGGTCTGCGAGCACCACCTGCTGCCGTTCACCGGCGTCGCGCACGTGGGCTACCTGCCGGGCGAACGCATCCTCGGACTGTCCAAGCTCGCCCGCATCGTCGAGCACTTCGCCTGCCGCCCGCAGGTGCAGGAGCGGCTGACCAAGCAGGTCGCGGGCTGGCTTTCCGACCAGCTCTCGCCCAAGGGTGTCGGCGTGGTGATCGAGGCCGAGCACACCTGCATGACGCTGCGCGGGGTGCAGGCGACCGGGTCCTCCACGGTCACCTCGGCGCTGCTCGGCACGCTCCGCCGCGACGCCCGCTCCCGTCAGGAGTTCTTCGCGCTCGCCGGCGTCAACTCCTGA
- a CDS encoding alpha/beta fold hydrolase: MGAEQVLKGALSDVGWQATRKLATIPSTAGVPDPEPLSLPGRGQTVVVDIGPRHAPTIILLHSVATTGLLTWYPSVERLAVNYRVVVFDQRWHGQGIRSHEFSLTDCADDVVAVADALGIDRFLVAGYSMGGMIGQLTAYRAPERVSGLVLCATASNFRRGIRQRIALDVFGRTLQVLRDQAKIGLVPGEPRRERLARLEDHRWALREFRSTSPWAIAVALDEIGRFDSTPWLHTLDVPAAVVVTTRDGFIAPAHQRTLARRVAGAATYDVPAGHTACVFASGQFVPALMAACTSVQAAIADLDGEEAVEPEAGTA; the protein is encoded by the coding sequence GTGGGTGCGGAACAGGTTCTCAAAGGCGCGCTGAGCGACGTCGGCTGGCAGGCCACCCGCAAGCTCGCCACGATCCCGTCCACCGCCGGGGTGCCCGACCCCGAGCCGCTGTCGCTGCCCGGGCGCGGGCAGACCGTGGTGGTCGACATCGGCCCGCGGCACGCGCCGACGATCATCCTGCTGCATTCGGTGGCCACCACCGGGCTGCTCACCTGGTACCCGTCGGTGGAGCGGCTGGCGGTGAACTACCGCGTGGTGGTGTTCGACCAGCGCTGGCACGGCCAGGGCATCCGCTCGCACGAGTTCAGCCTGACCGACTGCGCCGACGACGTGGTGGCGGTCGCCGACGCGCTGGGCATCGACCGGTTCCTGGTCGCCGGCTACTCGATGGGCGGGATGATCGGCCAGCTCACCGCGTACCGGGCGCCGGAGCGGGTGAGCGGGCTGGTGCTGTGCGCCACCGCCAGCAACTTCCGCCGCGGCATCCGCCAGCGGATCGCGCTCGACGTGTTCGGCCGCACCCTCCAGGTGCTGCGCGACCAGGCGAAGATCGGCCTGGTCCCCGGCGAACCGCGCCGGGAACGGCTCGCCCGCCTGGAGGATCACCGCTGGGCACTGCGTGAGTTCCGGTCCACCAGTCCGTGGGCGATCGCGGTCGCGCTGGACGAGATCGGCCGGTTCGACTCCACGCCGTGGCTGCACACCCTGGACGTGCCCGCCGCGGTCGTGGTGACCACCCGCGACGGCTTCATCGCCCCGGCCCACCAGCGCACGCTGGCCCGCCGCGTCGCGGGCGCGGCGACCTACGACGTTCCGGCCGGGCACACCGCGTGCGTGTTCGCCTCGGGCCAGTTCGTGCCCGCGCTGATGGCGGCCTGCACGTCCGTGCAAGCGGCGATCGCCGACCTCGACGGCGAGGAAGCGGTCGAACCGGAGGCCGGAACCGCCTAG
- a CDS encoding helix-turn-helix transcriptional regulator, which produces MTSERATISAVAALDEDLRHGMYAFIRGAHHPVTREEAAAAVGISRKLAAFHLDKLVTAGLLRARYETAGKVGRAPKVYEPTPTDFSITIPPRRPDVLSAILIDAVVSATPSESAKDAALRTAAQHGEEAGAAERARTRPGRLGAERGLTLAGEVLARHGFEPSRETPVCLRLRNCPFHPLAARAPDLVCGLTRNFLTGVLGGLAVPGVATAAVPPPAGGCCVELRGTN; this is translated from the coding sequence GTGACGAGTGAGCGTGCGACGATCAGCGCGGTGGCGGCCCTGGACGAGGACCTGCGCCACGGGATGTACGCGTTCATCCGCGGAGCGCACCACCCGGTGACGCGCGAGGAGGCGGCCGCGGCGGTGGGCATCTCGCGGAAGCTCGCGGCCTTCCACCTGGACAAGCTGGTGACCGCCGGCCTGCTGCGGGCCCGCTACGAGACAGCGGGCAAGGTGGGTCGCGCACCGAAGGTCTACGAACCCACGCCGACCGACTTTTCCATCACCATCCCGCCCCGCCGCCCGGACGTGCTGAGCGCCATCCTGATCGACGCCGTGGTGTCGGCCACTCCTTCGGAGTCGGCCAAGGATGCCGCGTTGCGCACGGCGGCGCAGCACGGCGAGGAAGCCGGCGCGGCGGAACGCGCCCGTACCCGTCCCGGCAGGCTCGGCGCGGAACGCGGCCTCACCCTGGCAGGCGAGGTCCTGGCCCGGCACGGCTTCGAACCGAGCCGGGAGACGCCGGTGTGCCTGCGGCTGCGGAACTGCCCGTTCCATCCGCTGGCCGCCCGGGCCCCGGACCTCGTGTGCGGCCTGACGCGGAACTTCCTGACCGGGGTACTCGGTGGATTGGCCGTACCCGGGGTCGCGACAGCCGCGGTCCCGCCCCCGGCCGGGGGCTGCTGCGTCGAACTGCGCGGCACGAACTGA
- a CDS encoding alpha/beta hydrolase, with the protein MKPDFLTRRAAQLGLTALALRPPKARRTSIPVFFAGWLAGELAPHLLALTAADTAQHLARRGLRGRGDRAGLALAALSAAGLGSVIATAQRARGEVESALTEVLGPDYTAQLAHPPSPRDLATPWGQIAMPFRGRDPEVARDRNIAYAPGGKRFLLDVFRPREPVRDAPVLLQIHGGAWTIGNKEEQGQPLMRHLARRGWVCVAINYPLAPAHRWPAHIVAAKQALAWIREHIADYGGDPRFVAVTGGSAGGHLAALLALSQNDPALQPGFAEADTSVQACVPHYGVYDIAASSGTEDSRYRLEGLLAKRVFEPDRDPRTHLDDYRAASPMDRVSEEAPPFFVIHGRDDSLVPVAEAREFVRRLREKSPKVVAYAELAGAQHAFDVFPSIRSAHVVRGVERFLEHTYRAWASGQELTPASAKNS; encoded by the coding sequence GTGAAACCGGACTTCCTCACCCGGCGCGCAGCGCAGCTCGGCCTCACCGCGCTGGCACTGCGGCCGCCGAAAGCACGCCGGACCTCGATCCCGGTGTTCTTCGCCGGATGGCTCGCCGGCGAGCTCGCCCCGCACCTGCTCGCGCTCACCGCGGCGGACACCGCGCAGCACCTGGCCCGCCGGGGGCTCCGCGGCCGCGGAGACCGGGCGGGGCTGGCGCTCGCCGCGCTGTCCGCGGCCGGACTCGGCTCGGTGATCGCGACGGCGCAGCGCGCGCGGGGCGAGGTCGAATCGGCGCTCACCGAGGTACTCGGCCCGGACTACACGGCGCAGCTGGCGCATCCGCCCAGCCCGCGCGACCTGGCCACGCCGTGGGGGCAGATCGCGATGCCGTTCCGCGGCCGCGACCCGGAGGTCGCGCGCGACCGGAACATCGCCTACGCCCCTGGCGGCAAACGCTTTCTGCTGGACGTCTTCCGCCCGCGTGAGCCGGTGCGCGACGCCCCGGTGCTGCTGCAGATCCACGGCGGCGCGTGGACGATCGGCAACAAGGAGGAGCAGGGCCAGCCGCTGATGCGGCATCTGGCCCGCCGCGGCTGGGTGTGCGTGGCGATCAACTATCCGCTCGCCCCCGCGCACCGCTGGCCCGCGCACATCGTGGCGGCCAAGCAGGCGCTCGCCTGGATCCGGGAGCACATCGCGGACTACGGCGGCGACCCCCGGTTCGTCGCGGTCACCGGCGGTTCGGCGGGCGGGCACCTCGCCGCGCTGCTGGCGCTGAGCCAGAACGATCCGGCACTGCAGCCCGGGTTCGCCGAGGCGGACACGAGCGTGCAGGCCTGCGTGCCGCACTACGGCGTGTACGACATCGCGGCCAGCAGCGGCACCGAGGACAGCCGGTACCGCCTGGAAGGCCTTCTCGCGAAGCGCGTGTTCGAACCGGACCGGGATCCGCGCACCCACCTCGACGATTATCGCGCCGCGTCCCCGATGGACCGGGTGTCCGAGGAGGCTCCGCCGTTCTTCGTGATCCACGGCCGGGACGATTCACTCGTGCCGGTGGCCGAGGCACGCGAGTTCGTGCGGCGGCTGCGCGAGAAGTCGCCGAAGGTGGTGGCGTACGCGGAGCTGGCCGGCGCCCAGCACGCGTTCGACGTCTTCCCATCCATCCGCAGTGCCCACGTGGTGCGGGGTGTCGAGCGGTTCCTCGAGCACACCTACCGCGCGTGGGCCTCAGGTCAGGAGTTGACGCCGGCGAGCGCGAAGAACTCCTGA
- a CDS encoding WS/DGAT/MGAT family O-acyltransferase gives MQRLSGLDASFLYLETPSQLLHVCGLLTLDGATMPGGYSFPEFKRRLADRVAMIPAFRRKLHNPLWNLSHPVWVEDEDFDLDNHLHRVGLPAPGDDRELAELCAHIAGQRLDRAHPLWQCYVIEGLPGGRVAVLIKMHHASVDGVGGASLITYLAGFEPDAPLPEIPDAHGNAGLPTRLRMLRDSADVLLQRPKEVARLLPELLELVPRWVGRTVRGKGMPVPFTAPRTSLNGTITAHRTVAFAQLDLAEAKRVKNAFGVTVNDVVLALVSGALRQFLLGRGELPEDPLVGTVPVSVHGRTERDHGSNQVSAFFASLPTHLPDPAARVFFLAEANRLAKDHHYDINADMLADWAQFSPASVFGLGVRAYSALRLAERHPVVHNLIISNVPGPPVPLYLLGARVTGLFPLGPVFHGAGLNVTVLSYDGTVGVGLLGAKELVKDLWPLAEALPEALTELRKAAPA, from the coding sequence ATGCAGAGACTGAGCGGGCTGGACGCGAGTTTCCTGTACCTGGAGACCCCATCGCAGCTGCTGCACGTGTGCGGGCTGCTCACGCTCGACGGTGCCACGATGCCCGGCGGGTACTCCTTCCCGGAGTTCAAGCGCCGGCTCGCGGACCGGGTGGCGATGATCCCGGCGTTCCGCCGCAAACTGCACAATCCGCTCTGGAACCTCAGCCACCCGGTGTGGGTCGAGGACGAGGACTTCGACCTGGACAACCACCTGCACCGGGTCGGGCTGCCCGCACCGGGCGACGACCGCGAGCTGGCCGAGCTGTGCGCGCACATCGCCGGCCAGCGCCTCGACCGCGCGCATCCGCTGTGGCAGTGCTACGTGATCGAGGGCCTTCCCGGCGGCCGGGTCGCGGTGCTGATCAAAATGCACCACGCGAGCGTCGACGGGGTCGGCGGCGCCAGCCTGATCACCTACCTGGCCGGGTTCGAACCGGACGCCCCGCTGCCGGAGATCCCCGACGCCCACGGCAACGCCGGCCTGCCCACCCGGCTGCGGATGCTGCGCGACAGCGCCGACGTGCTGCTGCAGCGTCCGAAGGAGGTCGCCCGGCTGCTGCCCGAACTGCTCGAGCTGGTTCCGCGGTGGGTGGGCCGGACGGTGCGGGGCAAGGGCATGCCGGTGCCGTTCACCGCGCCGCGCACCTCGCTCAACGGCACCATCACCGCGCATCGCACGGTCGCCTTCGCGCAGCTGGACCTGGCCGAGGCCAAACGGGTGAAGAACGCGTTCGGCGTGACGGTGAACGACGTGGTGCTGGCGCTGGTCTCCGGTGCGCTGCGGCAGTTCCTGCTCGGCCGCGGCGAGCTGCCGGAGGATCCGCTGGTGGGCACCGTGCCGGTGTCGGTGCACGGACGGACCGAACGCGACCACGGCAGCAACCAGGTGTCCGCGTTCTTCGCGTCGCTGCCCACGCACCTGCCCGATCCGGCGGCGCGGGTGTTCTTCCTGGCCGAGGCGAACCGGCTGGCGAAGGACCACCACTACGACATCAACGCCGACATGCTCGCCGACTGGGCGCAGTTCTCCCCGGCGTCGGTGTTCGGGCTCGGCGTGCGCGCGTACTCCGCGCTGCGCCTGGCCGAACGGCATCCGGTGGTGCACAACCTGATCATCTCGAACGTGCCCGGCCCGCCGGTGCCGCTGTACCTGCTGGGCGCGCGGGTCACCGGCCTCTTCCCGCTCGGTCCGGTCTTCCACGGTGCCGGCCTGAACGTCACGGTCCTGTCCTACGACGGCACGGTCGGGGTCGGCCTGCTCGGCGCCAAGGAACTGGTGAAAGACCTGTGGCCGCTGGCCGAGGCCCTGCCGGAGGCGCTGACCGAGCTGCGCAAAGCCGCCCCCGCCTGA
- a CDS encoding CHAT domain-containing protein produces the protein MLDTRYAERYLRLRADLAGRGDPDFAALEALVTADPAVRDAIAAFDRQPDSAAARESVLVALGWLGTADPDRARRAAAELDRLWSRSDADAPGDVLGSSADVPAQPPGGCGQQPGPSQASYGEQQELPWGSPPPDRGAAPPSQGSQPPGSGSPSPWQDSPQPEPDTPPPDWGNHFNGSRVPVPGSARGRRRKVRRRRARPREPVVADSFRPSPPQPESRRPAPGGDSRYLVAGLPHRAGLGGEISLLVRVAADPSRWSAAASLARLFVPGGGTEISVFVQPSPGLVPLGAPEQRLKVPQSGESEPVRFAFRTVQPGLHGVRVTAFAGGTFLAELEAQVSVEPNGPAGQPQWSGFALPDDVRARRGEVTLQVRSVGGQTVFQLLSDACLFEPVLAQGTAGDASAAIERAITTLKQLAQGRGPYQGNTARRWMAETGVGLWQAMVPHVLKEQFWQIRDDISAFSIATDFDVVPWELLYPLRPGADAGFLVEQFPVTRRVFGQARNDRLTVTPCTYVVSARAPADAQRELDALSRVLGPGTPVSELDALLDLLSAGHGGGLHFACHTTFTPEDGVSIAMTGGPFVPGLLNSATVRQSLAGYRPLVFLNACRTAGNAPEFSRMTGWAQQFMAAGAGAFIGTLWPVRSESARVFAETFYDVLRGGETLGNALGWARQAAVRDDPDPTWLAYTAYGDPEARAFRPPGG, from the coding sequence ATGCTGGATACCCGGTATGCCGAGCGGTACCTGCGGTTGCGCGCGGATCTCGCCGGCCGCGGCGACCCGGACTTCGCCGCGCTGGAAGCACTGGTGACCGCAGACCCGGCGGTGCGCGATGCTATCGCGGCGTTCGACCGGCAGCCGGATTCGGCGGCCGCACGGGAATCCGTGCTCGTGGCCCTGGGGTGGCTCGGCACGGCCGATCCGGACCGTGCGCGCCGGGCGGCAGCCGAGCTGGACCGGCTGTGGAGCCGTTCCGACGCGGACGCACCCGGTGACGTCCTGGGCTCGAGTGCCGACGTCCCCGCGCAACCACCGGGCGGCTGCGGCCAGCAGCCTGGCCCGTCCCAGGCAAGCTACGGCGAACAGCAGGAACTTCCTTGGGGCAGTCCACCGCCGGACCGGGGTGCCGCACCGCCGTCGCAGGGCAGCCAGCCGCCCGGCTCGGGCAGCCCATCGCCGTGGCAGGACAGTCCACAGCCGGAGCCGGACACCCCACCACCGGACTGGGGCAACCACTTCAACGGCTCCCGCGTCCCCGTGCCGGGCAGCGCTCGGGGCAGGCGTCGCAAGGTCCGCCGTCGCCGTGCCCGGCCGCGGGAGCCTGTCGTCGCCGATTCGTTCCGGCCGAGTCCGCCGCAGCCGGAGAGCCGCCGGCCCGCTCCGGGCGGCGACTCCCGTTACCTCGTCGCCGGCCTGCCGCACCGTGCCGGGCTGGGTGGTGAGATCAGCCTGCTCGTCCGCGTCGCGGCCGATCCGTCGCGCTGGTCCGCCGCCGCGTCGCTCGCGCGGCTGTTCGTTCCGGGCGGTGGCACTGAAATCTCCGTGTTCGTGCAGCCTTCGCCGGGCCTCGTTCCGCTCGGCGCACCGGAACAGCGCCTCAAGGTGCCGCAGTCCGGGGAGTCGGAGCCGGTGCGGTTCGCGTTCCGCACCGTGCAGCCCGGCCTGCACGGGGTGCGGGTGACGGCCTTCGCCGGCGGTACCTTCCTCGCCGAGCTCGAGGCTCAGGTCTCGGTGGAGCCGAATGGTCCAGCCGGGCAGCCGCAGTGGTCCGGGTTCGCGCTGCCCGACGACGTCCGGGCACGCCGTGGCGAAGTGACGTTGCAGGTCCGGTCGGTCGGCGGGCAGACGGTGTTCCAGTTGCTGTCCGATGCCTGCCTTTTCGAGCCGGTGCTCGCCCAGGGCACGGCCGGTGACGCGAGCGCGGCCATCGAACGGGCGATCACGACGCTGAAGCAGCTCGCACAGGGCCGCGGCCCGTACCAAGGGAACACGGCGCGGCGCTGGATGGCCGAGACCGGGGTCGGGCTGTGGCAGGCGATGGTGCCGCACGTCCTCAAGGAACAGTTCTGGCAGATCCGCGACGACATCTCCGCGTTCTCCATCGCCACCGACTTCGACGTGGTGCCGTGGGAACTGCTGTATCCGCTGCGTCCCGGCGCGGACGCCGGCTTCCTGGTGGAGCAGTTCCCGGTGACGCGCCGGGTGTTCGGCCAGGCACGCAACGACCGGCTCACCGTGACCCCGTGCACCTACGTGGTCTCGGCGCGGGCGCCCGCCGACGCGCAGCGGGAACTCGACGCGCTCAGCCGGGTCCTCGGCCCCGGCACGCCGGTCAGCGAGCTGGACGCACTGCTCGACCTCCTCTCCGCCGGTCACGGCGGCGGCCTGCATTTCGCCTGCCACACCACGTTCACCCCGGAGGACGGCGTCTCCATCGCGATGACCGGCGGCCCGTTCGTGCCGGGGCTGCTCAACAGCGCCACCGTTCGGCAGAGCCTTGCCGGGTACCGGCCGCTGGTGTTCCTCAACGCCTGCCGCACGGCGGGCAACGCACCGGAGTTCAGCCGGATGACCGGCTGGGCCCAGCAGTTCATGGCGGCCGGTGCGGGAGCGTTCATCGGGACGTTGTGGCCGGTGCGCAGCGAAAGCGCCCGGGTGTTCGCCGAGACGTTCTACGACGTTCTGCGCGGCGGCGAGACACTCGGCAACGCGCTCGGATGGGCGCGCCAGGCGGCCGTCCGCGATGATCCCGACCCCACCTGGCTGGCCTACACCGCCTACGGCGACCCCGAAGCGAGAGCGTTTCGGCCCCCGGGTGGCTGA
- a CDS encoding trypco2 family protein, with protein MHVTATGVPVSSLVDAVKTAVRDAGISAADADRRVRVTAVQLTLHAVATAGSGAKVEFKIPFLGMNVKLGTTISTADAHTIDIILVPPDLAPAHEIRAGAVDQVLVDAIDTVVQVVADAGGGENPFLLKESTVELSFALTEEGSISLGLDAASKDELTHKLKITVAPTGG; from the coding sequence ATGCACGTCACCGCGACCGGGGTACCGGTGAGCAGCCTGGTGGACGCGGTCAAAACGGCAGTGCGTGACGCCGGGATCTCCGCCGCGGACGCCGACCGGCGCGTGCGGGTCACCGCCGTCCAGCTGACGCTTCACGCGGTCGCCACGGCAGGCTCCGGCGCGAAGGTCGAGTTCAAGATCCCGTTCCTCGGCATGAACGTCAAGCTCGGCACCACGATCAGCACGGCGGACGCCCACACGATCGACATCATCCTGGTACCACCCGATCTCGCGCCCGCACACGAAATCCGCGCCGGCGCCGTCGACCAGGTACTGGTGGACGCGATCGACACCGTCGTGCAGGTGGTGGCGGACGCCGGCGGTGGGGAAAATCCGTTCCTGCTGAAGGAAAGCACCGTGGAACTCTCGTTCGCGCTCACCGAGGAAGGGTCGATCTCCCTGGGCCTCGATGCCGCGAGCAAGGACGAGCTGACGCACAAGCTCAAGATCACCGTCGCCCCCACCGGGGGCTAG